A single region of the Biomaibacter acetigenes genome encodes:
- the kduD gene encoding 2-dehydro-3-deoxy-D-gluconate 5-dehydrogenase KduD — protein MVLDMFNLKGKVAVVTGARTGLGQGMAIGLAEVGADMVLVNHSPMPETEKMIKVLGRRCIAIEAELSDINVIPGIIEKTIKEFGRIDILVNNAGIIRRAPSLEFSEKDWDDVIELNLKSVFFLSQAAAKEMVKQGGGKIINIASMLSFQGGILIPSYAASKGGIASLTKTLANEWAKYNINVNAIAPGYMETNNTEPLRKNEGRYKSISERIPAGRWGKPEDLKGAVVFLASKASDYVTGHILCVDGGWLAR, from the coding sequence ATGGTTTTAGATATGTTCAATTTAAAAGGAAAAGTAGCTGTAGTGACCGGAGCAAGGACCGGCCTTGGTCAAGGAATGGCTATTGGTCTTGCTGAAGTCGGTGCCGACATGGTTTTAGTCAATCATTCCCCCATGCCCGAGACGGAGAAAATGATAAAGGTTTTGGGAAGAAGATGTATTGCTATAGAAGCAGAACTTTCGGACATAAATGTCATACCGGGAATAATTGAAAAGACGATAAAGGAATTCGGCCGCATCGATATTCTTGTAAACAATGCAGGTATCATTCGTCGGGCGCCAAGCCTGGAGTTTTCCGAAAAAGACTGGGATGATGTCATTGAATTGAACCTTAAGTCGGTATTTTTCTTAAGCCAGGCGGCAGCTAAAGAAATGGTAAAACAAGGTGGCGGCAAGATAATAAATATAGCTTCCATGCTTTCTTTCCAGGGAGGTATCTTGATACCTTCCTATGCTGCAAGCAAAGGTGGTATAGCTTCCCTCACCAAGACTTTGGCTAATGAATGGGCGAAATATAATATAAATGTAAATGCCATAGCACCCGGTTATATGGAAACAAATAATACCGAGCCCTTAAGGAAAAATGAAGGAAGGTATAAATCCATAAGCGAGAGGATACCTGCCGGAAGATGGGGCAAACCTGAAGATTTAAAAGGTGCAGTGGTATTCCTGGCATCAAAGGCTTCAGATTATGTGACCGGGCATATTCTTTGTGTGGATGGCGGATGGCTGGCACGATAA
- a CDS encoding Cof-type HAD-IIB family hydrolase, translating into MQYKMVCLDIDGTLLNSEHKISLKTKKVIHDVAVHKKVPVILVSSRMPKGMLFLQKELDIMEPMVCYNGALIIDKDNAVLLSVIIPVFIARQVYDIAKALNVHLSIYKDDEWYIEDMDEWAMQESAITKAIPNIAQFNGLFNTWGDDNTGPNKFLCMGKPEDIKEVEGKLYEKLSHELNIYESKLTYLEINHKNASKTTSIDFLIKRFGIKKSEIIAIGDNYNDIDMLKYAGLGIAMGNAPDDVKKHADFVTSTNDEDGVACALKKFIFDE; encoded by the coding sequence ATGCAATATAAAATGGTGTGCTTAGACATCGACGGGACGTTGCTTAACTCGGAACATAAGATATCGCTTAAGACGAAAAAAGTAATTCATGATGTGGCGGTTCATAAAAAAGTTCCGGTTATTTTGGTTTCTTCAAGGATGCCAAAGGGAATGTTGTTTTTGCAAAAAGAACTTGATATAATGGAGCCCATGGTATGCTATAATGGTGCCTTGATTATTGACAAAGATAATGCCGTTTTATTGAGTGTAATAATACCTGTATTTATAGCCCGACAAGTTTATGATATTGCAAAGGCTTTAAATGTCCATTTGAGTATATATAAAGATGATGAGTGGTATATAGAAGATATGGATGAATGGGCAATGCAGGAGAGTGCAATTACCAAGGCTATACCTAACATTGCCCAATTTAATGGTTTATTTAATACATGGGGCGATGATAACACAGGCCCTAACAAGTTTTTGTGTATGGGAAAGCCGGAGGATATAAAAGAGGTTGAAGGAAAGCTTTATGAAAAGCTTTCACATGAGTTAAACATTTATGAGTCAAAGCTCACATACCTTGAAATAAACCATAAAAATGCGTCAAAGACAACATCCATAGATTTTTTGATAAAAAGGTTTGGCATAAAAAAATCTGAGATTATCGCCATCGGTGATAACTATAATGACATAGATATGCTAAAATATGCTGGTCTTGGTATTGCCATGGGCAATGCTCCCGATGATGTTAAAAAGCATGCCGATTTTGTAACCTCAACCAATGATGAAGATGGGGTAGCATGTGCCCTTAAAAAATTTATTTTTGACGAATAG
- a CDS encoding substrate-binding domain-containing protein: protein MKRNKLLKKFMVISIILAVCISMVACSSGQQSAKQQNQSAQPKEQGQKKILIAFSQGTMNHPFRIAMVERNKEYAEKNYPDVEFIATDGQNTSSKQVADVEDLIAKKPNVLIVSPLTEAALTPPVQKAMDMGIPVVTLDRKVNTKVTCHIGAKNYPMGVKAAEFIAKALNGKGNIIEIQGTAGASATVERDKGFRDTIAKYPDMKIIADQYCDYVREPAMKFMEDMLQRFPKGQIQAIYSHNDAMAMAAIEAIKAAGRMDEIKVITGMDGENLAFDSIKKGELTATIIYPYCAPEGVQYAYKIAKGEKVPEEVVLEGDLVTKENVDKYIGKGI, encoded by the coding sequence ATGAAACGCAATAAATTATTAAAAAAGTTTATGGTCATAAGTATAATCCTTGCGGTTTGTATTTCAATGGTTGCATGTTCATCGGGTCAACAAAGTGCTAAGCAGCAGAATCAAAGTGCTCAACCAAAGGAACAAGGGCAAAAGAAGATATTGATAGCATTTTCTCAAGGCACTATGAACCATCCGTTCCGCATTGCAATGGTTGAAAGAAATAAAGAATATGCTGAAAAGAATTATCCTGATGTCGAATTTATCGCCACTGATGGTCAAAACACATCTTCAAAACAGGTAGCAGATGTCGAAGATCTAATTGCTAAAAAGCCCAATGTACTTATTGTTAGTCCATTAACGGAAGCTGCCTTAACACCTCCAGTACAAAAAGCTATGGATATGGGTATACCTGTGGTAACTCTTGATAGGAAAGTGAATACAAAAGTAACCTGCCATATTGGTGCAAAGAATTATCCTATGGGTGTAAAAGCAGCTGAATTTATAGCAAAAGCGTTAAATGGGAAAGGAAACATAATCGAGATACAAGGTACAGCAGGTGCTTCCGCAACTGTTGAACGTGATAAAGGATTTCGTGATACTATAGCAAAATATCCTGATATGAAAATCATAGCGGACCAATATTGCGATTATGTACGTGAACCTGCCATGAAATTTATGGAAGATATGCTGCAAAGGTTTCCAAAAGGACAGATACAAGCCATATACTCTCACAATGATGCAATGGCCATGGCGGCAATAGAAGCTATTAAAGCAGCCGGAAGAATGGATGAAATAAAAGTTATAACGGGAATGGACGGGGAAAATCTTGCGTTTGATTCTATAAAGAAAGGTGAATTAACGGCGACCATCATTTACCCATACTGTGCTCCGGAAGGTGTCCAATATGCTTATAAAATTGCAAAAGGTGAAAAAGTTCCTGAAGAAGTGGTACTAGAAGGTGACTTGGTAACTAAAGAAAATGTAGATAAATATATAGGAAAAGGCATCTAA
- a CDS encoding sugar ABC transporter ATP-binding protein — MSNKDYILEMKGIYKAFPGVQALTDVNLSVERGKVHAICGENGAGKSTLIKILSGAYQKDQGDIYIDGKLVKINEPKDAMDLGIAVIYQEFTLVPHLSVAENIYLGKAPSKIHGIMDWGELKKRAKKLLDSLNVSIPLNCPVKKLSVAQQQIIEITKALASNARILIMDEPSAVLGDKDLEQLFKIIRRLIEQETTIIYISHRLNEVFEISNTITVMKDGKCVGTYPTKSLNAHELVKLMVGRDIGDIYPKRNVKIGEPLLEINNLNQKGRLSNINLNVKRGEIVGLAGLVGAGRTELARAIFGADPIDAGEIKVNGKVIRKEKGISSRINIGVGLLPEDRKAQGLILKMTVRENITISNLKTISKSRKFIDLNREKNLVYNFVNKLRIKTPSINTKVKSLSGGNQQKVVLAKWLNANSDVLIVDEPTRGVDVGAKREIYELLNEMAASGKAILMISSELPEILGMCDRIYVMHEGKITGEISGKVATEEKIMALATGTDVWSHQNEV, encoded by the coding sequence ATGTCCAATAAAGATTATATCTTAGAGATGAAAGGTATATATAAAGCGTTTCCGGGTGTGCAGGCACTGACAGATGTAAATCTATCGGTAGAGCGGGGAAAAGTTCATGCAATTTGTGGTGAAAATGGGGCCGGTAAATCTACACTGATAAAAATATTGTCCGGAGCCTATCAAAAAGATCAAGGTGATATATATATTGATGGAAAACTTGTTAAGATTAATGAACCTAAAGATGCTATGGACCTAGGCATTGCAGTAATTTATCAGGAGTTTACACTGGTTCCACATCTTAGTGTTGCTGAAAATATCTACCTTGGGAAGGCACCTTCGAAAATTCATGGCATTATGGACTGGGGAGAACTAAAAAAACGTGCGAAAAAATTGCTCGATAGTCTGAATGTATCAATACCTTTAAATTGTCCTGTTAAGAAATTGAGTGTTGCACAACAACAAATTATAGAAATCACCAAGGCCCTTGCATCAAATGCGAGGATACTTATAATGGATGAGCCTTCGGCAGTTCTTGGAGATAAAGATTTGGAGCAGCTTTTTAAAATTATTAGGAGGCTAATAGAACAGGAAACTACAATTATATATATATCCCATAGATTAAATGAGGTTTTTGAAATATCCAATACAATTACGGTAATGAAAGATGGGAAATGTGTTGGGACTTATCCCACCAAAAGCCTTAATGCACATGAATTGGTAAAGTTGATGGTAGGCCGAGACATCGGTGATATTTATCCTAAAAGAAATGTTAAAATAGGGGAACCGTTACTGGAAATAAATAACCTCAATCAGAAAGGAAGATTGTCTAATATTAATCTTAATGTTAAAAGAGGTGAGATCGTAGGTCTTGCCGGTCTTGTTGGTGCTGGTAGGACCGAACTGGCAAGGGCAATATTTGGTGCTGATCCTATTGATGCTGGAGAAATAAAAGTAAACGGTAAAGTTATTAGAAAAGAGAAAGGTATATCAAGTAGAATAAATATTGGTGTAGGATTATTACCGGAAGACCGAAAAGCACAGGGGCTTATTTTAAAAATGACTGTGAGGGAAAATATAACTATTTCCAACCTTAAAACAATATCTAAATCAAGAAAATTTATAGATTTAAATAGAGAGAAAAATTTGGTTTATAATTTCGTAAATAAACTCAGGATAAAAACACCGTCAATTAATACTAAAGTGAAAAGCCTAAGCGGTGGAAATCAACAAAAAGTTGTTTTAGCAAAATGGTTAAATGCAAATAGTGATGTATTGATTGTAGATGAACCAACTAGAGGTGTAGATGTAGGTGCGAAAAGAGAAATATATGAGTTATTAAATGAAATGGCTGCTAGTGGCAAGGCAATTTTAATGATTTCATCAGAATTACCAGAAATTCTAGGTATGTGTGATAGAATTTATGTTATGCATGAAGGGAAGATTACAGGAGAAATTTCCGGTAAGGTTGCTACAGAAGAGAAAATTATGGCACTTGCAACTGGTACAGATGTATGGTCACATCAAAATGAGGTGTAA
- a CDS encoding aldehyde ferredoxin oxidoreductase family protein: protein MPFGYCGKILHVDLTKGKIFIEKPTDIFYRKYLGGRNIIGYYLLKELPEGADPLGAENVLVYATSVLTGIPAGGLSRHSIGAKSPVTGGWADSEVGGFWGAELKFAGFDAIVIKGKSEKPVYIWIHDSEAEIKNAEYLWGKTTGEVQKMLYEELKDDKIRISQIGPAGEKLVQFANIIEDLHDAAGRNGLGAVMGSKNLKAVVVKGSHRKIEVADVQGVTSISQKFASKWKDFAWGLHEIGTSQDVLGLNAVGGVPTRNFNESVFESAELISGERMKDTIVKKIEGCFACAIRCKRVVETEKNGKKADPMYGGPEWETIGALGSNLGNSDMDSIAVANALCNAYGMDTISAGTSIALMMECYEKGIIDKSKTDGLDLKFGNADAMLALIEKIAKRQGVGDILASGLKKTLEYLGPGSEKYAMHVKGQYLPMHEPRLKFGVGLGYAVAPGGADHLQISHDPFFEQKGIGLEKISPLGIIEPMKSQSLGPDKVRFFSFMHRWTSLLNVLDICFFTAMLPSTYDTEDITNLVRFTTGWNVSLWELLKAGERGLTMARLINTRNNVGPEQDTLPERFFTPIPKGPIKGAHMDKDEFEKAKKLYYEMMGWDPLTGKPTFARLVELGLEWAA, encoded by the coding sequence ATGCCATTTGGTTATTGTGGAAAGATATTACATGTCGACTTAACTAAAGGGAAAATATTTATTGAAAAGCCTACAGACATTTTTTATCGCAAATATTTAGGTGGGAGAAACATTATAGGATATTATTTACTGAAAGAATTACCGGAGGGAGCCGATCCACTAGGAGCTGAAAATGTTTTGGTATATGCAACAAGTGTTTTAACAGGGATTCCTGCCGGTGGCCTAAGCCGTCACAGTATAGGGGCAAAGTCTCCGGTTACAGGAGGTTGGGCGGATAGCGAGGTTGGTGGTTTTTGGGGTGCAGAACTAAAATTTGCAGGATTTGATGCAATTGTTATTAAAGGAAAATCTGAAAAACCGGTATATATTTGGATACATGATAGTGAAGCGGAAATAAAAAATGCAGAATATTTATGGGGTAAGACAACGGGTGAAGTTCAAAAAATGCTTTATGAGGAATTAAAAGATGATAAAATTAGAATTTCCCAGATCGGACCCGCCGGTGAAAAACTAGTTCAATTTGCAAATATAATTGAAGATCTGCATGATGCGGCAGGAAGAAATGGCCTTGGCGCTGTCATGGGTTCCAAAAATCTGAAAGCCGTGGTTGTAAAAGGAAGTCATAGGAAGATAGAAGTTGCTGATGTTCAAGGAGTTACATCTATATCACAAAAGTTTGCCTCAAAATGGAAGGATTTTGCATGGGGCCTTCATGAAATCGGCACTTCTCAAGATGTATTAGGGCTCAATGCAGTCGGAGGAGTTCCAACAAGGAATTTTAACGAAAGTGTTTTTGAAAGTGCCGAACTTATTTCTGGTGAAAGAATGAAAGACACCATAGTTAAGAAAATTGAAGGATGTTTTGCATGCGCTATAAGATGTAAAAGAGTAGTTGAAACAGAGAAAAATGGTAAAAAAGCCGACCCTATGTATGGAGGACCGGAATGGGAAACTATAGGTGCATTGGGGTCTAATTTGGGAAATTCAGATATGGATAGCATTGCGGTTGCTAATGCTTTATGTAATGCATATGGCATGGATACTATTTCCGCAGGAACATCTATTGCTTTAATGATGGAGTGTTATGAAAAGGGAATTATCGATAAATCAAAAACTGACGGGTTGGATTTAAAATTTGGCAATGCCGATGCAATGTTAGCCCTTATAGAAAAAATTGCAAAACGACAGGGTGTGGGAGATATATTAGCTTCAGGCCTTAAAAAGACATTGGAATATTTAGGTCCTGGTTCGGAAAAATATGCAATGCACGTAAAGGGACAATATCTTCCAATGCATGAACCGCGTTTAAAATTTGGAGTTGGTTTAGGTTATGCGGTGGCCCCAGGTGGAGCCGACCATCTGCAGATTTCTCATGATCCTTTCTTTGAGCAAAAAGGAATCGGTCTTGAAAAAATTTCTCCATTGGGCATTATAGAACCAATGAAAAGTCAAAGTTTAGGGCCTGATAAAGTTAGATTTTTCTCTTTTATGCATCGGTGGACGAGTTTATTAAATGTCTTAGATATATGTTTTTTCACTGCAATGTTGCCATCAACTTACGATACTGAAGATATTACAAATTTAGTGAGATTCACTACCGGATGGAATGTTAGCTTGTGGGAATTACTAAAAGCCGGTGAAAGAGGATTAACCATGGCAAGACTTATCAATACACGAAATAATGTTGGGCCCGAACAGGATACACTCCCGGAAAGATTTTTTACACCGATTCCGAAAGGACCGATTAAAGGCGCTCATATGGATAAAGATGAATTTGAAAAAGCCAAAAAACTTTATTACGAAATGATGGGTTGGGATCCGTTAACAGGCAAGCCGACATTTGCTCGCTTAGTAGAATTAGGACTTGAATGGGCAGCGTAA
- a CDS encoding FAD-binding protein — translation MEPLNTDVLIIGGGGAACRAAIEAAGAGVQVTMILKGKLGESGATAYKVAEMAGFNVADGLVDPGDCPEEHYKDIIHAGAGMADPTLARIVAEEAPLALKTLKEWGVPFEMDKDHYLEFLSCFSTRPRTHVIKGHGEPIMKALIERIKKYGNIRIFEDCIVTNLFVQDDECAGAGFLEKSGDYHTIASGAVIIATGGAGRLFANNLNPPDICGDGYTLGYEAGAELINMEFMQAGLGIVYPVVNILNAWIWSAHPDIKNRYREHFLKNYLPKGISEEDVMDAHAHHFPFSSADASKYLEVAIQGEIAEGKGTDEGGIYLDLTGITDEYLNSLPEEDDFKKMWPITRDYLLTKGVDVSKKPVQIACFGHAINGGLKINAEGKTTVPGLYAAGEVAGGPHGADRLGGNMMVTCQVFGARAGRFAAREAQNKGKVCLSESLIKQEKDSIFNNIRKDVDVKTLKVRLQNEAQSKLLVRRNKKGLEEFLNTIYNLREEVKKASSSVPKGEVWELLSLARSGELMAKAALGRYESRGSHFRTDFPDKNDKEYGYPQIIFKTDNGPEIKKWRY, via the coding sequence ATGGAACCATTAAATACCGATGTTCTTATAATCGGTGGTGGTGGAGCTGCCTGCCGGGCAGCAATTGAAGCGGCCGGGGCCGGTGTTCAAGTGACCATGATATTAAAGGGCAAACTTGGGGAAAGCGGGGCTACGGCTTATAAGGTGGCGGAGATGGCCGGGTTCAATGTGGCTGACGGTCTAGTAGATCCGGGAGATTGTCCTGAAGAACATTATAAGGACATTATCCACGCCGGTGCCGGCATGGCGGACCCAACTCTTGCAAGAATAGTGGCAGAGGAAGCCCCGCTGGCGTTGAAAACACTAAAGGAGTGGGGCGTTCCCTTTGAAATGGATAAAGACCACTATCTGGAGTTTTTAAGCTGTTTTTCTACTCGGCCCCGCACTCATGTTATAAAAGGCCACGGGGAACCCATCATGAAAGCTTTGATTGAGAGAATAAAAAAGTATGGGAATATCAGGATATTCGAGGATTGTATAGTAACTAACCTTTTTGTTCAGGATGACGAGTGCGCAGGCGCAGGGTTTCTGGAAAAGTCCGGGGATTATCATACTATAGCGTCAGGAGCTGTCATTATAGCGACAGGTGGTGCAGGCCGGCTTTTTGCCAACAACCTCAATCCTCCAGATATCTGTGGGGACGGCTATACTTTGGGATATGAAGCCGGAGCGGAGCTTATCAATATGGAATTCATGCAGGCAGGCCTGGGTATAGTTTATCCAGTGGTAAATATACTCAATGCCTGGATATGGTCTGCCCATCCCGATATTAAAAATAGATATAGAGAACATTTTTTGAAAAATTACCTTCCGAAAGGGATAAGTGAAGAGGATGTCATGGATGCTCATGCACACCACTTTCCCTTCAGTTCTGCAGATGCTTCAAAATACCTGGAAGTAGCCATCCAAGGTGAGATTGCCGAAGGAAAGGGCACTGATGAGGGTGGTATATATCTTGACTTGACTGGGATCACCGATGAATATCTAAATTCACTGCCTGAAGAAGATGACTTTAAAAAGATGTGGCCGATAACTCGAGATTATTTGTTGACAAAAGGTGTAGATGTATCTAAAAAGCCGGTCCAAATTGCATGTTTTGGTCATGCGATAAATGGCGGGCTTAAAATAAATGCTGAGGGAAAGACTACAGTTCCCGGCCTTTATGCTGCAGGAGAGGTAGCCGGTGGGCCTCATGGTGCCGACCGATTGGGTGGGAACATGATGGTAACCTGCCAGGTCTTTGGTGCCCGGGCCGGTCGCTTTGCCGCCAGGGAAGCGCAGAATAAGGGTAAGGTATGCCTTTCAGAAAGCTTGATCAAGCAGGAAAAAGATTCAATTTTTAATAACATTAGAAAAGACGTGGATGTAAAGACATTAAAGGTAAGATTACAAAATGAAGCCCAAAGTAAACTTCTTGTTAGGAGAAATAAAAAAGGGCTAGAAGAGTTTTTAAATACCATATATAATTTACGTGAAGAAGTGAAAAAAGCTTCATCTTCTGTTCCAAAGGGCGAAGTATGGGAGCTTTTAAGCCTCGCAAGGTCCGGTGAGCTCATGGCAAAAGCAGCCCTTGGAAGGTACGAAAGCCGGGGTAGCCACTTTAGAACTGATTTTCCGGATAAAAATGATAAAGAATATGGGTATCCACAAATTATTTTTAAAACAGATAATGGACCCGAAATAAAAAAATGGCGTTATTAA
- a CDS encoding ABC transporter permease, with the protein MIETAVTTEKRKKSETLANRLKNIVQKMGVSLALIILCIIAAILSPTFLSPMNLMNIARQVAISGIVGLGMTFVIITGGIDLSVGSIIGVIAVIEAKALASGMSFSVVLPLALLIGLLSGAINGIGVAYGKMQPFIMTLASMVALRGMAMTIAQGQPISPGSEVASKIYWLGGGNVGIIPIPVIVFALIIIICYFILRFSFFGRYVFAIGGNVEAARLSGINIERTQILTYTISGILSAVAALIWVSRLTVGEPTAGTGVELDAIAMAVIGGTSLMGGEGGVIGTLIGAMIIAVLANVLNLLGISPFSQQIFKGLIIVLAVLIERFKKR; encoded by the coding sequence GTGATAGAAACAGCGGTTACTACTGAAAAAAGGAAAAAAAGCGAAACTTTAGCAAACAGATTAAAAAACATAGTTCAAAAGATGGGTGTTTCATTGGCATTAATTATACTTTGTATTATAGCAGCTATATTATCACCAACATTTTTATCTCCTATGAACTTAATGAATATTGCTCGCCAAGTAGCTATTTCCGGCATTGTGGGTCTTGGCATGACTTTCGTTATTATAACAGGTGGAATAGACCTTTCGGTTGGCTCGATAATAGGTGTTATTGCCGTGATTGAGGCAAAAGCACTTGCGAGCGGCATGAGTTTTTCCGTAGTATTACCATTAGCGTTACTTATAGGGTTATTATCAGGAGCTATAAATGGAATTGGAGTAGCTTATGGAAAAATGCAGCCATTTATTATGACACTAGCCTCCATGGTCGCCCTTAGAGGAATGGCTATGACTATAGCTCAAGGTCAACCTATAAGTCCTGGTTCTGAAGTTGCAAGTAAAATATATTGGCTCGGTGGAGGAAATGTCGGAATTATTCCCATACCGGTTATAGTATTTGCTTTGATAATAATCATTTGTTACTTTATTTTGAGATTTTCATTTTTTGGTAGGTATGTTTTTGCAATCGGTGGAAATGTTGAAGCTGCAAGATTGTCGGGAATAAACATTGAACGAACTCAAATATTGACTTATACCATAAGCGGTATTTTATCAGCAGTGGCAGCGTTAATATGGGTTTCGAGATTGACCGTTGGAGAACCTACCGCCGGAACTGGAGTAGAACTTGACGCTATTGCTATGGCGGTTATTGGTGGTACTAGCCTTATGGGTGGTGAAGGAGGAGTTATCGGTACTCTAATAGGTGCAATGATTATAGCGGTTCTAGCAAATGTTCTTAATTTACTGGGTATTTCTCCGTTTTCTCAGCAAATATTTAAAGGATTAATTATAGTCCTAGCAGTGCTAATAGAGAGATTTAAAAAGAGATAA
- a CDS encoding MoaD/ThiS family protein, translating to MDIHVKLYGLLRRYGNENGGITLHMVSGITVQDVLNELKIPKGLYALTVVNGSVVKPETKLEEDKIEIIVYPPVNGG from the coding sequence ATGGATATACATGTCAAATTGTATGGCTTACTCCGTCGATATGGCAATGAAAATGGGGGAATAACACTTCACATGGTTAGTGGTATAACAGTTCAAGATGTACTAAATGAGCTTAAAATACCTAAAGGACTTTATGCATTGACTGTGGTTAACGGTTCAGTTGTAAAACCAGAAACAAAACTTGAAGAAGATAAAATTGAGATTATAGTTTATCCTCCAGTAAATGGAGGATAA
- a CDS encoding iron-containing alcohol dehydrogenase, with protein MDVYKTFQVSFGPKIIAGVGVLNQLPNELRILGITKPMIVTDKGLIDAGLIKSVTDVLNDVGISYSIFDDLKTNPDTISVEKGFKVFREGACDGLIAVGGGSPIDVGKSIGVIATNGGKIGDYEGFDKFQKPIIPLITIPTTVGTGSEVTLGAVITNIETHVKMVIASPKMYAKVTFLEPSLVKNLPGFITAATGMDALTHAIEGYISKGSNPITDALNYKAITLIAKSLRQAVTGDALEHKYNMLLASCIAGLGFHNAGLGLVHAMASPVSGHFGVHHGVANAILLPYVMKYNIYACPEKFAEIAEAMGENLDGLNMMEKAEKAIDAVVRLRKDVGIQDSLRKVGVNPDDSKLEVMVKDALDSCDLPSNPRKYSKESILDLFKEVIG; from the coding sequence ATGGATGTTTATAAAACTTTTCAAGTAAGTTTCGGTCCCAAAATCATTGCAGGAGTCGGTGTGCTAAATCAATTGCCCAATGAATTAAGGATACTTGGCATAACTAAGCCTATGATAGTTACAGACAAAGGATTAATTGATGCAGGGCTAATAAAAAGTGTAACAGATGTGCTAAATGATGTAGGGATATCGTATTCTATTTTCGATGATTTAAAGACAAATCCTGATACAATCTCTGTTGAAAAAGGATTTAAGGTTTTCCGGGAAGGAGCGTGTGACGGTCTTATAGCAGTAGGTGGCGGAAGTCCGATTGATGTTGGCAAGTCTATTGGAGTAATTGCTACAAATGGTGGTAAGATAGGTGATTATGAGGGTTTTGACAAATTTCAAAAGCCTATTATTCCGTTAATTACTATTCCAACTACTGTAGGAACAGGCAGTGAAGTCACTCTTGGTGCAGTGATTACCAATATCGAAACTCATGTAAAAATGGTTATCGCTAGCCCGAAGATGTATGCTAAAGTGACATTTTTGGAGCCTTCACTGGTTAAAAACTTACCTGGGTTTATAACTGCTGCTACGGGTATGGATGCCTTGACTCATGCCATTGAAGGATATATTTCTAAAGGTTCAAACCCCATAACCGATGCATTAAATTATAAAGCAATCACTCTGATAGCCAAATCATTGCGCCAGGCAGTGACCGGAGATGCCCTTGAACATAAATACAATATGCTGCTTGCTAGTTGTATTGCTGGTTTGGGATTTCATAATGCCGGCCTTGGGTTAGTTCATGCCATGGCAAGCCCTGTAAGTGGACATTTCGGTGTACATCATGGAGTGGCCAATGCCATTTTATTACCTTATGTTATGAAATACAATATTTATGCATGCCCTGAGAAATTTGCAGAAATTGCCGAGGCTATGGGAGAAAACCTGGATGGTCTAAATATGATGGAAAAGGCGGAGAAGGCCATTGATGCAGTAGTGAGACTTCGCAAAGATGTGGGGATTCAAGATTCATTAAGAAAAGTTGGGGTAAACCCCGATGACAGTAAATTGGAGGTTATGGTAAAAGATGCTCTTGATAGCTGTGACCTTCCTTCAAATCCCCGTAAATATAGTAAAGAATCCATATTAGATCTCTTTAAAGAAGTTATAGGATAA